A window of the Pongo abelii isolate AG06213 chromosome 10, NHGRI_mPonAbe1-v2.0_pri, whole genome shotgun sequence genome harbors these coding sequences:
- the LOC100450393 gene encoding uncharacterized protein LOC100450393: MRNARSTRPARVESWRLSLCFLNWQDAIISKPHCPAGRTCPTAAASHGSRGAGRSDKDQGRSPKHVVCHVEHKKQCPAEFTDSRGVDNAAASVSSQVGFPGHLTAGTAAHKREALAVSPTPTLQVNAPAAKLRAPKAPWTPDALGRGPKRVGEWKTGCF; the protein is encoded by the coding sequence ATGAGAAACGCCCGGAGTACCCGCCCCGCACGGGTGGAGAGTTGGCGACTTTCACTCTGCTTTTTAAACTGGCAAGACGCCATCATCAGCAAACCACATTGTCCTGCCGGCCGGACCTGCCCGACGGCGGCCGCATCCCACGGCTCACGCGGGGCTGGACGTTCGGACAAGGACCAGGGTCGCAGCCCGAAGCACGTGGTCTGTCACGTAGAGCACAAAAAGCAGTGCCCTGCGGAGTTCACTGACTCCCGCGGCGTAGACAACGCCGCCGCCTCCGTCTCCAGCCAAGTTGGCTTCCCTGGCCATCTTACAGCGGGGACGGCCGCCCATAAACGGGAAGCCCTCGCCGTGTCGCCCACACCTACGCTACAGGTGAACGCACCGGCAGCAAAACTTCGGGCTCCGAAGGCACCCTGGACACCAGACGCTCTTGGGCGCGGTCCGAAGAGGGTAGGCGAGTGGAAGACGGGTTGTTTTTAA